Part of the Leptospira johnsonii genome is shown below.
AGGATAAGTTGGTCGCTCAAGGGATCCGTGCCTGGATCACAAAGCCGTTCAGTATGGACCAATTACTTTCTTCCGTCTCCAAATTAGTGGTATAAGGAACAGACCAACTCTTTTTCACGATGGATATGAACCGTAAAAATAAAATCAAAATTAAGGGAGAATTGAGAGCCCGTAAGTTAGCGGCAATACGCTCCCGGCTTATACCGTACACTGACACCGATCTTAGTTTGGATCTTTCAGAAATAAGCGAGTTCGACACATCCTCTTTACAATTTTTACTTTCTATCCAAAAGGAACTAGAAGCAAAGGGAAGCACACTGGTTGTAGTTTCCCCTTCGGAATCCGTGGAAAGAATAGTAAGATTTTATAATAAAGACTTTCTATTAGGATCTCGCATTTCAACGAACGAAGGAATAAATCATGGATCCTAGGGAAAAACCAGGCTTCACTGATTTTGTGTCCGAAACCAGGGATATGCTCGAATCTCTGGAAAGAGACTTAGTTAAAATCGGAGAAGGAAACCGCGAAAA
Proteins encoded:
- a CDS encoding STAS domain-containing protein → MNRKNKIKIKGELRARKLAAIRSRLIPYTDTDLSLDLSEISEFDTSSLQFLLSIQKELEAKGSTLVVVSPSESVERIVRFYNKDFLLGSRISTNEGINHGS